One window from the genome of Vibrio sp. VB16 encodes:
- a CDS encoding N-acetylmannosamine kinase, giving the protein MNTLAIDIGGTKIALGLVTGGELKERRQIPTPKVRSAEQFAKAIVDECHHWLSRVDRIGVSTTGLVTSEGITAINPDTLSFPTPFPLHHALTALTVLPVTMLNDAQAAAWFEFLQLNDSVQNMAYITVSTGVGGGLVLNRQLHKGANNFAGHIGHMVIDQNGHECGCGQKGCVEAIASGTAINKVAKNVISPDITNIELFSMASNNAQAKSIIQSSAKAIATLCCNLKASLDLDIIVLGGGVGLAEGYLSRVQIEIGNRPAPFRVGVVAASGSHDACLLGAAHQFTE; this is encoded by the coding sequence ATGAATACGCTAGCTATCGACATTGGTGGAACCAAAATCGCTCTTGGTTTAGTAACGGGAGGAGAACTGAAGGAACGCAGGCAAATCCCGACACCTAAAGTCCGTTCTGCTGAACAGTTCGCTAAAGCCATTGTAGATGAATGCCATCATTGGCTATCAAGAGTTGACCGCATCGGCGTATCCACAACTGGCTTAGTAACATCAGAGGGTATCACGGCCATTAATCCTGATACGCTCTCTTTTCCAACACCCTTCCCTTTGCATCATGCATTAACCGCGCTCACTGTCCTCCCTGTCACCATGCTAAATGATGCACAAGCCGCAGCGTGGTTTGAGTTTTTGCAGCTCAATGACAGCGTTCAGAATATGGCTTACATCACCGTATCTACCGGTGTTGGTGGTGGACTGGTATTGAATCGGCAGCTTCACAAGGGAGCGAACAATTTTGCCGGGCATATCGGCCATATGGTGATTGACCAAAATGGTCATGAATGTGGTTGCGGTCAAAAGGGATGCGTTGAAGCTATTGCTTCCGGAACGGCAATAAATAAGGTAGCGAAAAACGTCATTTCACCTGACATAACCAACATTGAGCTATTCTCTATGGCCAGTAATAATGCTCAGGCTAAATCCATCATTCAATCGAGTGCAAAGGCGATAGCGACACTTTGTTGCAATCTAAAAGCCAGCTTAGATCTGGATATCATCGTTCTAGGGGGTGGAGTTGGCTTAGCAGAAGGTTACCTATCCCGAGTACAAATTGAAATAGGTAATCGTCCTGCGCCATTTCGTGTGGGCGTTGTCGCGGCAAGCGGAAGTCACGATGCTTGCCTATTAGGTGCCGCACATCAATTCACGGAGTGA
- a CDS encoding N-acetylmannosamine-6-phosphate 2-epimerase, which yields MKNKNLKINELKKILHKQTIVSIQPVPGSPLEKTEFIVAMAIAAEQAGAKGLRIEGAENVTAVAKAVNIPIIAIVKRDLDDSPVRITPFVTDVDALANAGATIIAFDATDRKRPESREHIATAIKNSGCFAMADSSCFEDGVWAHNHGVDIIGSTLSGYCGDTEPTEPDLQLVRQFSQAGFFTMAEGRYNTPELAAKAIENGAVAVTVGSAITRLEIVTDWFNSATQSAEVR from the coding sequence ATGAAAAATAAAAACTTAAAAATCAATGAATTAAAGAAGATTCTGCATAAACAAACTATTGTCTCTATACAACCCGTACCTGGCAGCCCACTCGAGAAAACCGAGTTCATCGTCGCCATGGCCATTGCGGCAGAGCAAGCTGGAGCAAAAGGACTAAGAATAGAAGGGGCAGAGAACGTAACGGCTGTCGCTAAGGCGGTTAATATCCCAATTATTGCTATTGTTAAGCGAGATTTGGACGATAGCCCAGTGCGTATCACTCCATTTGTAACCGATGTTGATGCTTTGGCAAATGCCGGAGCGACGATTATTGCTTTTGATGCCACGGACAGAAAAAGACCAGAATCAAGAGAACATATTGCCACCGCGATCAAAAACTCCGGATGCTTCGCGATGGCAGACAGTTCTTGCTTTGAGGATGGGGTTTGGGCACACAACCACGGTGTGGATATCATCGGTTCGACATTGTCAGGCTATTGCGGTGACACTGAACCGACCGAACCCGATCTTCAGCTCGTTAGGCAATTTTCTCAGGCAGGGTTCTTCACTATGGCCGAAGGTCGTTATAATACGCCTGAGCTTGCCGCTAAGGCGATCGAAAATGGCGCGGTTGCCGTTACTGTTGGTTCCGCAATAACACGATTAGAAATAGTGACTGATTGGTTTAACTCGGCGACACAATCAGCAGAGGTACGTTAA